The following proteins come from a genomic window of Miscanthus floridulus cultivar M001 chromosome 2, ASM1932011v1, whole genome shotgun sequence:
- the LOC136515970 gene encoding dirigent protein 4-like, whose translation MQITLCTCPPKSSENTYTMATPPSVLRLVAVLLAAISALRSTAAARHEKTTHLHFFLHDTLSGKDPSAVLIGRAAGRDPRPDDPVPFSSLYATDDLLTEGPSPQSNVVGNAQGLWVSSGRGKLSLVLGMDFELTDGPFNGSAFVVYSRNTVTRPGRELAIVGGRGAFRLARGYAVLRTHFLDNNNGDAIIEYNVTLVHP comes from the coding sequence ATGCAAATCACACTCTGTACTTGTCCACCAAAATCATCGGAAAACACGTACACCATGGCCACTCCTCCATCCGTGCTCCGCCTCGTTGCCGTGCTGCTCGCCGCCATCTCCGCCCTCcgatccaccgccgccgcccgccacgAGAAGACCACCCATCTGCACTTCTTCCTCCACGACACGCTGAGCGGGAAGGACCCGAGCGCGGTGCTGATCGGCCGCGCCGCCGGCCGCGACCCGAGGCCCGACGACCCGGTGCCCTTCAGCTCCCTGTACGCCACCGACGACCTGCTCACTGAGGGCCCCTCGCCGCAGTCCAATGTGGTGGGCAACGCGCAGGGGCTGTGGGTCTCGTCCGGCAGGGGCAAGCTGTCGCTCGTCCTCGGCATGGACTTCGAGCTCACCGACGGGCCCTTCAACGGCAGCGCCTTCGTCGTGTACTCGCGGAACACGGTGACGCGCCCCGGCAGGGAGCTCGCCATCGTCGGCGGCCGCGGCGCGTTCCGGTTGGCCCGTGGGTACGCCGTGCTCCGCACGCATTTCCTCGACAACAACAATGGCGACGCCATCATAGAGTACAACGTCACCCTCGTCCACCCTTAG
- the LOC136515965 gene encoding probable galactinol--sucrose galactosyltransferase 2, with product MTVTPRITVGDGRLVAHGRTILTGVADNITLTHASGAGLVDGAFVGATAAEPSSMHVFTFGTLRDLRFMCCFRFKLWWMTQRMGTSGRDVPLETQFMLLESRPGTGATTGGDDGGEAVYVVMLPLLEGQFRAALQGNDRDELEITLESGDKAVQTAQGTYMVYVHAGTNPFDTITQAVKVVERHLQTFHHTEKKKLPSFVDWFGWCTWDAFYTDVTAEGVKQGLKSLAEGGTPPRFLIIDDGWQQIGSENKEESNNAVVQEGAQFASRLTGIKENAKFQKKEKKTTDDDKDGGEHQADAAEQTQTPGLKLLVEEAKRDHGVKYVYVWHAMAGYWGGVKPAAEGMEHYESALAYPVQSPGVMGNQPDIVMDSLSVLGLGLVHPRRVLSFYDELHSYLASCGVDGVKVDVQNIIETLGAGHGGRVALTRAYHRALEASVARNFPDNGCISCMCHNTDMLYSARQTAVVRASDDFYPHDPASHTVHVSSVAYNTLFLGEFMQPDWDMFHSLHPAAEYHGAARAIGGCPIYVSDKPGNHNFELLKKLVLSDGSVLRAQLPGRPTRDCLFADPALDGTSLLKIWNVNKCTGVVGVFNCQGAGWCRVTKKTRVHDAAPGTLTGSVRADDVDAIAGLAGPGWNGESVVYAYRSGELVRLPGGATLPVTLRVLEFEVFHVSPVRAVAPGVSFAPIGLLDMFNSGGAVEQCEVRGGATDGGAAVVALRVRGCGRFGAYCSRRPARCTLDAAEVEFSYDADTGLVALHIPVQEQEFYRWNLEVEV from the exons ATGACGGTGACGCCGAGGATTACGGTGGGGGATGGGCGGCTGGTGGCGCACGGGCGGACCATCCTCACCGGCGTGGCGGACAACATCACGCTCACGCACGCCTCCGGGGCGGGGCTCGTCGACGGCGCCTTCGTCGGCGCCACGGCCGCCGAGCCCAGCAGCATGCACGTCTTCACCTTTGGCACCCTCCG GGACCTGCGGTTCATGTGCTGCTTCCGGTTCAAGCTGTGGTGGATGACCCAGCGCATGGGCACCTCCGGCCGCGACGTCCCGCTGGAGACGCAGTTCATGCTCCTGGAAAGCCGCCCGGGCACGGGCGCCACCaccggcggcgacgacggcggcgaggcAGTGTACGTGGTGATGCTGCCGCTGCTGGAGGGCCAGTTCCGGGCGGCGCTGCAGGGCAACGACCGCGACGAGCTGGAGATCACCCTCGAGAGCG GGGACAAGGCGGTGCAGACGGCGCAGGGGACCTACATGGTGTACGTGCACGCCGGGACCAACCCTTTCGACACCATCACTCAGGCCGTCAA GGTGGTGGAGAGGCACTTGCAGACGTTCCATCACACGGAGAAGAAAAAG CTGCCGTCGTTCGTGGACTGGTTCGGCTGGTGCACGTGGGACGCCTTCTACACCGACGTCACCGCCGAGGGCGTCAAGCAAGGCCTCAAGAG CTTGGCGGAGGGTGGCACGCCGCCGCGGTTCCTGATCATCGACGATGGGTGGCAGCAGATCGGCAGCGAGAACAAGGAGGAGTCCAACAACGCCGTTGTCCAGGAAGGGGCGCA GTTCGCCAGCAGGCTGACGGGGATCAAGGAGAACGCCAAGTtccagaagaaggaaaagaagacgACCGACGACGACAAGGACGGCGGCGAGCATCAAGCCGACGCGGCGGAGCAGACGCAAACGCCGGGGCTGAAGCTGCTGGTGGAGGAGGCGAAGCGCGATCACGGCGTGAAGTACGTGTACGTGTGGCACGCCATGGCGGGGTACTGGGGCGGCGTGAAACCCGCGGCGGAAGGGATGGAGCACTACGAGAGCGCGCTGGCGTACCCGGTGCAGTCGCCGGGGGTGATGGGCAACCAGCCGGACATCGTCATGGACTCGCTCTCCGTGCTGGGCCTGGGCCTGGTGCACCCGCGCAGGGTGCTCAGCTTCTACGACGAGCTGCACTCGTACCTCGCCTCCTGCGGCGTGGACGGCGTCAAGGTGGACGTGCAGAACATCATCGAGACGCTCGGCGCGGGGCACGGCGGCCGCGTCGCGCTCACCCGCGCCTACCACCGCGCGCTCGAGGCCTCCGTGGCGCGCAACTTCCCCGACAACGGATGCATCTCCTGCATGTGCCACAACACCGACATGCTCTACAGCGCGCGACAGACCGCCGTCGTCCGCGCTTCCGACGACTTCTACCCGCACGACCCGGCGTCGCACACCGTCCATGTCTCCTCCGTCGCCTACAACACCCTCTTCCTCGGCGAGTTCATGCAGCCCGACTGGGACATGTTCCAT AGCCTGCACCCGGCGGCGGAGTACCACGGCGCGGCGAGGGCGATCGGCGGCTGCCCGATCTACGTCAG CGACAAGCCAGGCAACCACAACTTCGAGCTGCTCAAGAAGCTGGTCCTCTCCGACGGCTCCGTGCTCCGCGCGCAGCTCCCCGGCCGCCCCACCCGCGACTGCCTCTTCGCCGACCCGGCGCTCGACGGCACCAG CCTGCTCAAGATCTGGAACGTGAACAAGTGCACGGGCGTGGTGGGCGTGTTCAACTGCCAGGGCGCCGGGTGGTGCCGCGTCACCAAGAAGACCCGCGTGCACGACGCCGCGCCGGGGACGCTGACTGGATCAGTCCGCGCCGACGACGTGGACGCGATCGCGGGCCTCGCGGGGCCCGGCTGGAACGGCGAGTCCGTCGTGTACGCGTACAGGTCGGGGGAGCTCGTCAGGCTGCCCGGGGGTGCCACGCTGCCCGTGACGCTCAGGGTGCTGGAGTTCGAGGTGTTCCACGTCTCCCCCGTCAGGGCGGTCGCGCCGGGCGTGTCGTTCGCGCCCATCGGCCTGCTCGACATGTTCAACTCCGGCGGGGCGGTGGAGCAGTGCGAGGTCCGCGGCGGCGCCACGGACGGCGGCGCGGCCGTCGTCGCGCTCAGGGTCCGCGGCTGCGGCCGGTTCGGCGCGTACTGCTCGCGGAGGCCCGCGAGGTGCACGCTGGACGCGGCGGAGGTGGAGTTCAGCTACGACGCCGATACGGGGCTCGTCGCGCTCCACATCCccgtgcaggagcaggagttctaCAGATGGAACCTGGAGGTCGAAGTCTAG
- the LOC136537770 gene encoding tRNA (guanine(26)-N(2))-dimethyltransferase 1-like, which produces MAQVDDKLKDYEIRKEGQAEILLHKRNAVFYNPVQVHNRDMSIAVLRTFVAKRKEEHEALVDKRNTSHEKNKQSETSSQNGEDASTGQQDEMDVVCEKELNKAEDQIDDLSKEATKPSWKVTRELKPPLVLEALAATGLRSLRYAREVEGLGKVVALDNDKASVEDCKRNIKFNGASATSEVEAYLVDARIHMLMHPKEFDVVDLDPYGSPSIFLDSAVQAVADGGLLMCTATDMAVLCGTNGEVCYSKYGSFPTKGKYCHEMALRILLASIESHANRYKRYIVPVLSVFMDFYIRVFVRVFTSASEIKNTPLKLSYIYQCVGCDSFHLQCLVRTVPKKNNGVKHVPAIGPVVPQECSDCGKKFNVGGPIWSAPIHDQDWVVSTLTGVKSMKDRYPAYDKITSVLTTVSEELHDIPLFFSLHNISGTVKCTSPSLVMFRSAVLNAGYRISSTHVNPLGVKSDAPWDVIWDIMRCWVKNHPIKEQPRDTPGTAILSKSPKLEANFSRAVAALSKAQAKKIKRFLPNPERHWGPKVRAGRKITSKHVSLLGPEAINGAVNGGGDCHKEGNGAAAPDNTAPEPEGIKEVVENEPSIKRQKTSDEPASEP; this is translated from the exons ATGGCGCAAGTGGATGACAAGCTCAAGGACTACGAGATCAGGAAGGAGGGACAGGCAGAGATCCTCTTGCACAAGAGGAACGCCGTCTTTTACAATCCCGTGCAG GTTCACAACAGAGACATGTCCATTGCTGTTTTAAGGACCTTTGTTGCCAAGCGCAAGGAAGAACATGAAGCGTTGGTGGACAAGAGGAATACATCACATGAAAAAAACAAACAGAGTGAAACATCCAGTCAAAATGGAGAGGATGCGTCAACTGGCCAGcaagatgaaatggatgttgTTTGTGAAAAGGAGCTAAATAAAGCTGAAGATCAAATTGATGATCTGTCAAAAGAAGCAACAAAACCTTCATGGAAAGTAACCAGAGAGCTTAAGCCACCACTTGTCCTTGAG GCTTTGGCTGCTACTGGGTTGCGATCTCTCCGGTATGCCCGTGAAGTTGAGGGCTTAGGAAAGGTAGTTGCTCTGGACAATGATAAAG CTTCTGTCGAAGATTGCAAGCGAAACATAAAGTTTAATGGCGCTTCCGCTACTAGTGAGGTGGAAGCTTACTTGGTTGATGCTCGAATTCACATGCTGATGCATCCAAAAGAATTTGATGTG GTTGATCTTGACCCTTATGGATCACCATCTATATTTCTCGACTCAGCTGTACAGGCTGTTGCTGATGGTGGTTTATTGATGTGCACTGCCACTGATATGGCAGTTCTTTGTGGTACCAATGGAGAAGTTTGTTACTCGAA ATATGGTTCATTCCCAACCAAGGGCAAGTATTGCCACGAAATGGCTTTGAGAATCCTCCTTGCCAGTATTGAG AGCCATGCAAATCGGTACAAGCGATATATTGTGCCTGTTCTCTCTGTGTTCATGGATTTTTATATCCGTGTTTTTGTTCGAGTATTCAC CTCTGCAAGTGAAATAAAGAATACACCTCTTAAACTTTCTTACATATATCAGTGTGTTGGCTGTGACTCTTTCCATCTTCAATGTCTTGTGAGGACTGTTCCGAAG AAGAATAATGGTGTGAAGCATGTACCTGCTATTGGACCTGTTGTTCCTCAAGAGTGCAGTGATTGTGGAAAGAAATTTAATGTAGGTGGGCCAATATGGTCAGCTCCTATTCATGATCAAGACTGGGTAGTTTCTACTTTGACAGGTGTTAAGTCAATGAAGGATAGATATCCTGCATATGATAAAATTACTTCAGTTCTAACTACTGTGTCAGAG GAGTTACATGACATTCCATTGTTCTTCAGTCTCCATAACATATCAGGCACTGTTAAGTGCACATCTCCATCTTTGGTTATGTTTCGGTCTGCAGTTCTAAATGCAGGGTATCGGATCTCAAGCACCCATGTTAACCCACTTGGGGTTAAATCTGATGCCCCTTGGGATGTTATTTGGGACATCATGCGCTGCTGG GTGAAGAATCATCCAATTAAGGAACAGCCACGTGACACACCTGGCACGGCGATCCTTTCGAAATCACCAAAGCTAGAA GCAAATTTTTCAAGAGCAGTTGCTGCCCTCAGCAAGGCTCAGGCAAAGAAGATTAAACGATTTCTTCCAAACCCAGAACGGCACTGGGGTCCAAAGGTCAGAGCAGGCCGGAAGATCACGAGCAAACATGTCTCTCTGTTGGGCCCTGAGGCTATCAATGGTGCTGTGAATGGTGGTGGTGACTGCCACAAAGAAGGAAACGGTGCTGCTGCGCCAGATAATACAGCCCCAGAACCGGAGGGGATCAAAGAGGTAGTTGAGAATGAACCCTCAATCAAACGCCAGAAAACCAGCGACGAACCAGCAAGTGAACCTTGA
- the LOC136515980 gene encoding calcium-dependent protein kinase 8-like: protein MGNCCAAPLTEGSGKNRPKKEKSNPYNVAYNRGAAPPSARPGLVVLRDPTGRDLGAQYELGGELGRGEFGITYLCTESATGARYACKSISKRKLRTPVDVEDVRREVDIMRHMPAHPNIVSLRAAYEDEDAVHLVMELCEGGELFDRIVAQGHYTERAAAAVTRTIVEVVQMCHRHGVIHRDLKPENFLYANKKESSPLKTIDFGLSVFFRPGERFTEIVGSPYYMAPEVLKRNYGPEVDVWSAGVILYILLCGVPPFWAETEQGVAQAIIRSVVDFKREPWPRVSEPAKDLVRRMLDPNPLTRFTAAQVLEHPWLHDSKKMPDISLGDTVRARLQQFAAMNKLKKKALRVIAEHLSVEEVADIKQMFDKMDVNKNGKLTFEEFKAGLHKLGNQMPDSDLQILMDAADVDKNGTLDYGEFVTVSVHVRKIGNDEHIEKAFTYFDRNKSGYIEIEELREALSDELEGNDEDIINGIIRDVDIDKDGKISYDEFAAMMKAGTDWRKASRQYSRQRFSNLSLKLQKDGSLGAETR, encoded by the exons ATGGGCAACTGCTGCGCCGCGCCGTTGACGGAGGGGAGCGGCAAGAACCGCCCGAAGAAGGAGAAGTCGAACCCCTACAACGTCGCGTACAACCGCGGGGCGGCGCCGCCGTCGGCGCGCCCGGGCCTGGTGGTGCTGCGGGACCCGACGGGGCGGGACCTCGGTGCGCAGTACGAGCTCGGCGGCGAGCTGGGCCGCGGCGAGTTCGGCATCACGTACCTGTGCACGGAGTCCGCCACGGGGGCGCGGTACGCGTGCAAGTCCATCTCCAAGCGCAAGCTGCGGACGCCCGTGGACGTGGAGGACGTGCGCCGGGAGGTGGACATCATGCGCCACATGCCGGCGCACCCCAACATCGTCAGCCTCCGCGCCGCCTACGAGGATGAGGACGCCGTGCACCTCGTCATGGAGCTCTGCGAGGGAGGGGAGCTCTTCGACAGGATCGTCGCCCAGGGCCACTACACCgagcgtgccgccgccgccgtcacgcGCACCATTGTGGAGGTCGTCCAG ATGTGCCACAGGCATGGTGTCATTCACCGGGACCTTAAACCAGAGAACTTTTTATATGCAAACAAGAAGGAGAGTTCCCCCCTGAAAACAATTGATTTTGGGCTGTCTGTGTTCTTCAGGCCTG GTGAGCGATTTACTGAAATCGTAGGCAGTCCATACTACATGGCTCCAGAGGTTCTAAAGCGAAACTATGGCCCTGAAGTTGATGTCTGGAGTGCTGGAGTGATACTTTACATACTTCTTTGTGGTGTACCACCATTTTGGGCAG AAACTGAACAGGGAGTAGCACAGGCAATTATACGATCTGTTGTAGATTTTAAAAGAGAACCATGGCCCAGAGTATCTGAGCCTGCTAAAGATCTTGTCAGGCGGATGCTGGACCCAAATCCATTAACACGGTTTACTGCAGCACAAGTACTTG AGCATCCATGGTTACATGACTCTAAAAAGATGCCAGACATTTCTCTTGGTGATACTGTCCGAGCAAGATTGCAGCAATTTGCTGCAATGAACAAGTTAAAGAAGAAAGCACTAAGG GTGATTGCTGAGCATCTGTCTGTGGAGGAAGTAGCTGACATAAAGCAAATGTTTGATAAGATGGATGTGAACAAGAATGGCAAGCTAACATTCGAGGAATTCAAGGCCGGCCTTCATAAACTGGGAAACCAAATGCCTGATTCAGATCTTCAGATATTGATGGATGCT GCTGATGTTGATAAAAATGGGACCCTAGATTATGGGGAATTCGTCACTGTGTCTGTTCACGTGAGAAAAATAGGCAACGATGAACACATCGAAAAGGCCTTCACATACTTCGACCGGAATAAGAGTGGGTATatagaaatcgaagagcttagaGAGGCGCTATCTGATGAACTGGAGGGAAATGATGAAGACATTATTAATGGCATCATCCGAGATGTGGACATAGATAAG GACGGGAAGATAAGCTACGATGAGTTCGCGGCGATGATGAAGGCCGGCACTGACTGGAGGAAGGCCTCTCGGCAGTACTCGAGGCAACGGTTCAGTAACCTGAGCCTGAAGCTCCAGAAGGACGGGTCCCTCGGTGCCGAGACACGATAG